From Myripristis murdjan chromosome 13, fMyrMur1.1, whole genome shotgun sequence:
tgcacaataatacCAAAATTACATTAGTATTGCCCAATATTGGtatcacaaaatgaaatatggGTATCGGCCTCAAATGAAGGGTTCTGCCAATACGACATGCTTTTAGATAAAATAGGTCAAATCTGCCCTGGTTGTGGAtgttgtcaggattttctcaagcagagcatcatccaagcctgtttcagTAGGATATATCTTAgagtttgtttgaaagaaaatgttagataaaaatggcatgttttacataatctAAGTTggagtagttttcttattttgcccagttgagtgtgtacattttgcaaagcattgcattttatgtctgcatctgccagtgggccttcacaataagagcaggcataataataatatgttagttccactgcaggagagacttgatgttctctgcaactaggtggaaaaaaaaatatgcgcAAATATTGTGCAACCCTACTTAAAATATTACTGAAGCATTATGCTGAAGCAGACATTGCAGGGAAATGTTCAACTTTAATTTCTaagatttattttaatgcagcctaaGACACCAAATGGTTTGCTCTGATCAGTGAAATGCTTTGGGTAAACTACAGTTTCTACATCAATTTGGTAAAACTGCTTAAGTTTCACTGTTGCTGCACTTAAAATTTCACACAAATATGAACCCACAGTCATACTGTATATAGTATCACTATCGAGATATTTGGCATACATACATAattatgaaattttgtccatatcgtgcagccctgGTCAAcaattaactgattaattaacTGATTCGGTGGTGGCTGATGAGGTTAATAACTGAGAGCCACTATCACTGCACCCATGTCTCACAACTTCATGTTTTCAAGACAGCAAGTGTGACATGGGGTGAGGTGCTAGGCTTAAAATTCAACTTTGAGGAGTGAATAAAAGCAGATCAATGAGTATCAATAGCTCCCGGTGATAGCTAGCTGCATTACGAGTGACACATAATGTTTAACGAGCTTGATGGATGTTTGAAAAATCAGTAAGCTTACCCCACAAGTCCAGTCTGCCTATTGTTAAGGGCACCTGAGCTGATTCACTCTTCCTCAGTGAATGAACTGAGGCAGAGTCACCTAATGTTACTCGCTTTGCTCCAGACAGATCGTCAGCGGCGCTATCATATGTAAATAAGTACATCTCCAACATTACTCAATGGGGAGTTTGGCCAAGCGGCGCGTCAAGAGTCAGGACACTGACCATGACCGCATCACGTCCAGGCAGGGCAGCCCTCAAGCTAGCAGCCAGTCGAGCTAGCATGTTACTTAGCAACTTGCGCTCGTCTTTTCTCATTGTCCCGGCTTCTCTTACCTCGAGTCCTGGGACAAAACCTTTCCGCCTGGGGTTTCTCAAAGAGACGCGGGGTACGCTACAGAAATCCTCCGCCGGTTCTCCTGTGAAGCTTGTGTGTACTGAACTCTGTCAATGATCACACAGCTTAGCTAGCTGCTGGCTGAGCTTGTTGTCTTCCCACACAACGGCGGCGTGCTTCTCCTGTTGTCGCCGCGGCGCTGCTTCACTCAGCCGTCTGCAAGCCACAGAGCGAATAAAGTCCACTGAGCTCAAAGCTGACCACCGGGTGTGTTCCGCCGAGCTGACGCTACAAGCAAACCCGGAGTAGCTGGGGAAAAAACACGGAATGTAGCCTCTTTATCCCTTGGATGTGGTGAGTCGCCTGCTTAGCGTGTAGGCCCTCCGTCCGAGGCAGACAGAACAGCAGCCCCGCAGacgcacacaaacaggaagtgacgtACGAGGCCAGAGAGGGTCCACTGCACCTGAACAGCGTGGGTCCCAAAGCGACAACAGGGCATTGAAGTGCCTCTTACCAAGAATTATCTGAATGAGGAATCCCTAGACAACATGAAAGAGTGTATTCATACCATTTCAGATCAGTTTAAAATTAACTGTGAAAAAACTAATTTAACCTGTGAATTAGTGGGTGTCTTGAAACATATGAAAACTGGAAAATCTGGGATTGATGGCTTATCCTCAGAGGATTTTTTGAAGCCTATGAAACTATGAAACAAGGATTAATTAGTTTGATACCTCAACCAAAGATTCTCTATTAATAGAAAACTGCTGACCAATCTCTCCTCTAAATGTGGATTATAAATTGGAGATTATAGATGAAACCCACATTGGTGACAGAACATCAGCATTGTAACTACAGCGTACTGTGTTGAGGGATGCACCAACTAagagacagtgacacagactgcttaaaaaaaaaaaaatcatctttaatatgcaaatgaacaacaaaaatgcatgttccttTTTGATCTAATAGTCCTCTAAAATTTGTAGATAATGAataagtaaaaatgtaaataatgagTAAGTAGTGAAATACATCTCGTATTACCAGGGACCCCTGAACCCATCACTGACAGTGTTAGAGGGAGGGATTAATAAAGAGACAAGCAATGTAACAATCTTAAAACAGATTTAATTACTGATGTAAACTCTCCCCAAAAAGCTCCTTTACGATCTGGCATACCAATCATGCCCTCTAAACAGAGGGCCGAGGTTTGGCACTCTGGTGGTTGAGGTGTTTTGCTCTCATGGTGCTTTGCTTTGCTGTCGTTGCTGCTTCCTTTGAAGGTACCGAGCACGAGCATCGCTGACGGAGGTTTCGTCGTTTCGCTTCTCCATCTTCTTGATGACCTCCTCGACAGACACCTCTGGCAAAAGAACAAACCTGTCAATGAGCTTGCCGGTGTAAAATAATGTGACATTGTTACACTGTAAAATGTTCAAGAGGTCACGCATGGACATCCAATTTTAATCAAACATCCCATTTGGTGGATGCTTTTATATAAAGACCTTTTTGCAGCAGACAGTTTATCCTCAATTCTAGCCTTTAAATTACACATGCCCACAATTCCCACAGCAGTATTTGATGAATAACTGTAAAACCTGTTGGTCTTTTTGCTGCCTCCCTGGTCTCCCATTTTgccacctcctcctcagtcACTTCTTGCCTTGCGACGCTGCTCAGCTCGTACACGTCTACCTCGTGGAGTTTGGGCAGCAGGTCCTTCACCCATTCATAACGAATGGGACACACGGTCCTGATGTATACCCGCGAGGTCACCATCACATCATGGAAGATGACCCAGTCCAGCTCCGCCTCCTGCTCAAACAGCTTGGGAATGACAAGGCAAAACAACCAAAGACAAGAATCACACAACACGTATGAGGTCTTGGTTTCggatttcatatttttatgcaGTGGGCTGAGTTTTGTTAGCAGCGTTGATACAGTTGAGTAATCAATTAGTCACACAACAGAAAAttgttcattttcaattttaataatCAATTATTTGTCATTTAGCAAGTAAAAATCCAAAACATTCACTGAGGACATCAGTTTAGGCACTTTATACTTTAGAGTGTAAATAATTAGTCAAGAAGATTAttgataaaattaataaaaaaaaaaattagccctatttattggtttatttttcaaataaattaatataaaaaatcACTTACTGATGATGACGGATGAATGTGAACCATGGATCCATGACCATCCATTGTGCAAAATACCTTTCCAACAGATCTAAGCAGGATAGAGGAAATATAACTCAACAACTATTTACAACCagcaaaaagatgaaaatgctAGGAGCTGCTGAAGGAATCCCCAATGTGAGGGAGTTAAATGTGGATAATTTCAAATTATAATGAACTCTGATGGTACCTTCTGGCAACATTAGTGAAGTATCCTGAGCAGAGGCATCGTCTGAAGAGCTCACTCTTGTCGCCATTAAAAGTTTCTGTGGGAAAATCTCTCTTCTGGAGGGCAACAGGGCACATCCAGGAAAATGCATAATCACAGCAATATCAATTGCAATATCAATATAGAGATAAACAGGATGTATGATTTAAAGTAAATGACATaattctgcttttttccccccccaagAGTTTCACCGTGCATGTGGTGTGGTGTAGTCTTGCAACATCCATGTCAGGTAAGCCAAAACAACAGTGAAGACAGAACTGCCCACTACAGATGTAACACTGAGAGCAACGCGAGGCACTAATTAGAGCACGGTCACATGACAGGCCTCAGAGACGTGAAAAAGAGGCGTGTGAGGTACCTGCTGGAGCCGCAGGAGGATCTCTCGCAGCTGAGTCTCCACACTGAAGGCTGACTTCAGCGCCCTCCAGTGGACCCAGTTGTCCTTACACCATGATGAGGGGTTCTCACTGCAGAACCAAAGAGAAATGCTCGCATTAAAAGATAGCCACAAgttattttgaaaacacactTAATTTCTAAGGTGTATTTCAAGAGCAGTGGTAATAGAGCAAAAGGTGGTATCAACCTATATGACAGTCTAGATGCAACTActgctttttgtattttgaatacgtcaagaaaaaaagaaaaaaaaaaaacaaggcactGTACCTCGTTTTACACCGCTGAAACACACTCAGAAGAGTGCCAAAGTCGTTGTTACTGCCTGCCATGGCAGCCAACTGCCTGTGCCTCTTATCTGCCTCCTTCTGCCTCTCAGGGTGGCCTGCATTTGAAATGATAGGGGTCAGTGTTTTGTCAAAGTGCAGCCCTCCACAATAATGCGCACCTTTGCGAATCCTCTATCTTCCTTTCACTTCTAACTGCATGAATACTTTCTTCTGCCCCACCTGTGACAGATcagtaaagaaataaagaaacttCCTTATAATTCTCTATAGAATAATTCTATTCTCATGGCAAAAGTCTCACTGTTTTATCACTATAATTCCAATACAACATGTAAAGATGACATGGGAATGTTCTAATTTATTTTAccttctcagtgttttttttatccccTCCTTTTTCTTGGCGATTTTGTTTAGACTTAAATGCACAAGCAAGCTACAGTGAACATATATTATATGTTTGTAGACCTTGATAAACAGAGACTGACCTGGCCGTATGAAGATGTTCTCTACAGACAGCATGGCAGCCACTGGGAGGAGCAGGTCCTCGCAGCCTAAGGCAGCAGCTTTGAGCAAGGCCCTTGTGAGGCCTGGGTGCAGGGGGAACTCCACCATCAGCTCCCCTAGCGGGGTCACTCTGCCTCTCctagagcacacacaccacagaagacagaggagggcATGAGATTTGATTGTCTAGTTGCTACATTCATTGATCACTGATTCATGTGTACAGCTGTTTACCTGTCAATGGCATCACACTGATAGAGCTGTTTTAGTGCTTCCAGAATAAACCTCTCCTCTGGACGGTCCAGGTAAGGGAACCTTAAAAGAAATTCACTTATCACTTCATGGCCATTACTCCTGAAGGAGaaaactttaaaggaatactccaacaacATTGTAaggtatatttttttcattttgacagctaTTGATTCCCaaagacttcaagtctttatgctcagctaacacgaaatgctacccatagaaaCTGGACCACTGGACTTACAGGGGTGAAAACAGCATTGAACATCTGGTCTCTGTCCGGGTAAGCCGGAAAAatagtattttgcccaaaatgttggagtattcctttgaGAAAGTATCAGCCACTAGAACAGGCTGTATTGAGTGGATACCCAGGTACCTGATGACATCGTGCACTCCCAGGCACTTCAGTGTGAGTATTACTGCGGTGAGGCTTGTCCTCTGGATCTCTGGAACTGTGTATTCGGGCATGCACTTTTCCCAGAATTCTTTAGTGTAGATTCGAAAACATTTCCCGGCTGAGGTTCTTCCAGCGCGGCCAGCTCTCTGCTGGGCCTCACTCCTGATCCAAGCACAGCACAGATATTAGTAGATAGTAGATATTACAGTACAGATATTACAAAAACAATTAATGTCTCATTGATCCCTCCTGCAGTCTTTTCATGcaaatagttgtgtgtgtgattttgctgcTCACTGGAGGTGAACAGATGCAGTTTCACTACGAAATAGCTGGAATAATGAAATAGTTGCTTTTGTTGCTGAGGTGAAAATTCTTGACGGTTTGAGTTCCTAAAATAAATCTCCACCCAGCCTTACTGTAACTTACTgtaaacctcaccaaatcacatagAAACTATCTTAGTGGACAGACTACACTAAAAGTaagtgagaatttttttttttttttggattttgggGAACTGTTCATTTAAGGACACCCATTAGCAGGTCTGTAATGACAAACGACACATTTCAGCACTTACTTTGAAATAGGTACCACTTCCAAAATGTCCATGCCCACCCTCGAGTTGTGGTTCAACTGTTTCACAAACCCGCTGTCTACGATGTACCTGCACAGAAAACAGATCTGCATTTTTAGGCTAACTTTCACAACCAAAGTAATAATAGTGATGTTTCCATAACTGTTTGCAGTCTTGTCACATACGCAGTTCGAGTCAATAACCAACAACCAAAGGCCTCGACTTACTTTATGCCATTGATGGTGAGAGATGTTGCTGCAATGTTGGTGGCCACCACACACTTCCTAATTCCTGGAGGTGGTGCCTGAAATATCTGCCTCTGCTGATCTGTGAAGGCGGCACAGATGATTCCTGTTATCTCACAGCATTTATGGTTTCTatcacagcatcacacagctaatttcatttcatcaacTTTACAGTGAATTACTGTGAAACCGACAGCTGTGGCACTTATCCACTTACCAGTGGGCATGGATCCATAAAGCGGCAAAATAAGAAGGCCCTCCACTGTTTGGTCCTCCACATCATAGCGGTAGTCTATCGACTCAGCCTTTTCATACAACATGTCACAGGCTCTCTCAATCTCTGACTGACCTGTCAAAGAGTCAATGAAATGAATTAAGAGATTTTGTAGACTTAACATATTATTTGAACACAGCACACTGAGAAGACGTACCAGTCAAAAACACGAGAATATCGCCAGCCTTTTCACTGGTGTGCACATCAAGAGCCACCTTTACGACCTattcagcaaaaacaaaaacatgtaatattcaGTTATATACAGACAACTAAACTGCTTCATAAGTTGTGTGCGTTGTGTGTGTCTAACTGCTGATAAGTTGTATAGTTTCTTTGCTTGTACAAATCATTACCAACAGGATAAaggaaaaatcaaaataaataaattaattaattaaataaataaat
This genomic window contains:
- the dhx40 gene encoding probable ATP-dependent RNA helicase DHX40, producing MSKSSRWDSKDNESENLPIYQHKARLIRAVKGSTFLVVTGETGSGKTTQLPQYLHQAGFWKDGKIGITQPRRVAAITVAQRVAQEMQCALGREVGYQVRFDDCTSQDTVVKYMTDGCLLREILADPGLSQYSVVILDEVHERSLNTDILLGLLKKTFSNPDKSTKSRSGPLRVVVMSATLETDKLSAFLGSCPVFTIPGRTFPVTCKFGFAVGPKDTESSSYVKEVVKVALDVHTSEKAGDILVFLTGQSEIERACDMLYEKAESIDYRYDVEDQTVEGLLILPLYGSMPTDQQRQIFQAPPPGIRKCVVATNIAATSLTINGIKYIVDSGFVKQLNHNSRVGMDILEVVPISKSEAQQRAGRAGRTSAGKCFRIYTKEFWEKCMPEYTVPEIQRTSLTAVILTLKCLGVHDVIRFPYLDRPEERFILEALKQLYQCDAIDRRGRVTPLGELMVEFPLHPGLTRALLKAAALGCEDLLLPVAAMLSVENIFIRPGHPERQKEADKRHRQLAAMAGSNNDFGTLLSVFQRCKTSENPSSWCKDNWVHWRALKSAFSVETQLREILLRLQQKRDFPTETFNGDKSELFRRCLCSGYFTNVARRSVGKVFCTMDGHGSMVHIHPSSSLFEQEAELDWVIFHDVMVTSRVYIRTVCPIRYEWVKDLLPKLHEVDVYELSSVARQEVTEEEVAKWETREAAKRPTEVSVEEVIKKMEKRNDETSVSDARARYLQRKQQRQQSKAP